In the Leptospira sp. WS4.C2 genome, one interval contains:
- a CDS encoding polysaccharide lyase — MNLVRLQPMVATMMTQFHKFLAVSIFTGMCFALFQCQKKSEDKTTDILLGTALAYQAATTITCTSDQINKTQNTRIFQTSFESTAEFALFYSVPSPYQSVATHGQSSEQKRTGSYSHKASILGTGPSCFYPQNCNHRGYPTIQLNKLPSGGFKTPVLIEFYVYLDMSLPSTADWFSFATYSADPTDLWRRVVLINIDSKNYAYLMHVPLHNQGQHTYQNTTLGFPQRQWTKLTTCLDFSPAGGMAKVWMDGTLISTANVSGGCGVLEQAHFGLYASPSLSSGTVFNDDLRIEEVSNCP, encoded by the coding sequence ATGAACTTAGTTCGTCTACAACCAATGGTGGCAACCATGATGACTCAATTTCATAAATTCTTGGCAGTCTCGATCTTTACTGGAATGTGCTTTGCCCTTTTTCAGTGCCAAAAAAAATCAGAGGACAAAACGACGGATATCCTTCTCGGAACGGCACTTGCCTACCAAGCGGCCACAACGATTACCTGTACAAGTGATCAAATAAACAAAACTCAGAATACAAGGATCTTCCAAACCAGTTTTGAATCCACTGCAGAGTTTGCTTTGTTCTATTCGGTTCCTTCTCCTTACCAATCCGTTGCCACCCATGGCCAAAGTAGCGAACAAAAACGGACCGGTTCCTATTCCCACAAAGCTTCCATTCTCGGAACAGGACCTTCTTGTTTTTATCCACAAAACTGTAACCATAGAGGGTATCCGACGATACAGCTCAACAAACTACCGTCAGGTGGATTTAAAACTCCAGTCTTGATTGAGTTTTATGTATATCTGGATATGAGTCTACCGAGTACAGCTGATTGGTTTAGTTTTGCTACCTACTCCGCAGATCCAACTGATCTTTGGAGAAGAGTGGTCCTTATCAATATTGATTCAAAAAATTATGCTTATTTGATGCATGTTCCCTTACACAACCAAGGCCAACATACTTACCAAAACACGACTCTTGGTTTTCCACAGCGCCAATGGACAAAACTCACCACCTGTTTGGATTTTTCTCCTGCAGGAGGAATGGCTAAAGTTTGGATGGATGGAACTTTGATTTCTACTGCCAATGTTTCTGGTGGCTGTGGAGTGCTTGAACAAGCACATTTTGGTTTGTATGCCTCCCCTTCTCTCAGTTCAGGCACAGTTTTCAATGATGATTTACGGATAGAAGAAGTATCAAACTGTCCCTAA
- a CDS encoding ribonuclease D: MTQKRSTIKPVVLQGDLNEDFFEAFKKDDRLAVDCEMMGLNPRRDRLCVVQISDSKNKVALVQILPGQKEAPHIQKLFESKDITKIFHFARMDMTFLRARLGIKVQNVFCTKIGSKLARTYTDKHGLKELIREFFEENIDKKNQSSDWGKKILTKDQVDYASTDVRFLISLESILTEMMIRENRFDLAERCFAFLETQVELDLLEVPNLFEH; the protein is encoded by the coding sequence ATGACCCAAAAACGTTCAACTATAAAACCAGTCGTCCTCCAAGGAGATCTGAACGAAGATTTCTTTGAAGCCTTCAAAAAGGATGACCGGTTGGCCGTGGATTGTGAAATGATGGGGCTCAATCCCAGAAGGGACAGACTCTGTGTCGTACAAATTTCCGATTCCAAAAATAAAGTCGCTCTCGTTCAAATTCTCCCTGGACAAAAAGAAGCTCCTCATATTCAAAAATTATTTGAATCTAAAGACATCACAAAAATATTTCATTTTGCTAGAATGGACATGACCTTCCTTCGGGCAAGGCTTGGGATCAAAGTACAAAATGTATTTTGCACAAAGATTGGAAGTAAACTCGCAAGAACTTATACCGACAAACACGGGTTAAAAGAACTGATCCGCGAATTTTTTGAAGAAAATATCGATAAAAAAAATCAAAGTTCCGATTGGGGTAAAAAAATCTTAACCAAAGACCAAGTGGACTATGCCTCCACAGATGTTCGGTTTTTAATTTCCCTCGAGTCTATTCTTACAGAAATGATGATCCGTGAAAATCGATTTGATTTGGCCGAACGTTGTTTTGCCTTTTTGGAAACACAAGTGGAACTGGATCTTTTGGAAGTACCCAATCTTTTCGAACACTGA
- a CDS encoding lipase family alpha/beta hydrolase — MKKKIMIGFLATLLSVPTSGLFAGPLDGQCIALVHGILGFDDTQGLAGGLVKYWGGLDGYLRSQGAKVTTPGSSATNSIPTRASQIQSSVSTWMTANGCSKVHLMGHSQGGLVIRYMVSNLGFSGKTQTVTTINSLHQGAPMADIVLGVIPSWLQPFANSALSLLAKLVYRDGRPQDVIAMGKSLTVSYVKTFNTNSPNKTGIKYYSYGSQMAWADLIQHPIMALTHPITWAGGLFYGLGGANDGVVPLNSQKWGAWKGTPSSYWFATGIDHLQATNLAWSGQTYYDVQGWYLNIAKNAKAGL; from the coding sequence ATGAAAAAGAAAATTATGATTGGGTTTTTAGCGACCCTTCTCTCCGTCCCCACCTCCGGTCTGTTTGCCGGTCCTCTTGATGGTCAGTGCATTGCACTCGTTCATGGAATCCTTGGTTTTGATGACACACAAGGACTCGCAGGTGGACTCGTAAAGTATTGGGGAGGCCTTGACGGTTACCTTCGTAGCCAAGGTGCGAAAGTTACCACACCAGGAAGTTCTGCCACAAATTCCATTCCTACTCGCGCAAGCCAAATCCAATCTTCTGTTTCCACTTGGATGACAGCAAACGGTTGTTCTAAGGTGCACTTGATGGGCCATAGCCAAGGTGGACTTGTCATTCGATATATGGTTTCCAACTTAGGTTTTTCTGGAAAAACACAAACAGTTACTACAATCAACTCCCTTCACCAAGGGGCTCCGATGGCTGATATCGTTCTAGGAGTGATTCCTAGTTGGTTACAACCATTCGCAAACTCTGCACTCAGTTTACTTGCAAAATTAGTTTACCGTGATGGTCGTCCGCAAGATGTCATCGCTATGGGTAAATCACTCACTGTAAGTTACGTGAAGACTTTCAATACAAATTCACCTAACAAAACAGGAATCAAATACTACTCTTATGGAAGTCAAATGGCTTGGGCTGACCTCATCCAACACCCGATCATGGCACTCACTCACCCAATCACTTGGGCAGGTGGTTTGTTTTATGGTCTTGGTGGTGCTAATGATGGTGTGGTTCCACTCAACTCTCAAAAATGGGGAGCTTGGAAAGGAACACCTTCTTCTTATTGGTTTGCAACAGGAATTGACCACTTACAAGCAACTAACTTGGCTTGGAGCGGACAAACCTACTACGATGTGCAAGGTTGGTACTTAAACATCGCGAAAAACGCAAAAGCTGGTTTATAA
- a CDS encoding lipase family alpha/beta hydrolase: MNSKKRNLVCLIALLVFSTGVYAGARKTVYPVVFAHGLSGFDNLLGYYYFGNDYGTFVGDPCDEFLETACNGSIHSGQKALAASVTPFQSSEVRGTQLADRIQNYMTSTGATKVNIIGHSQGGIDARKAAAVLRARYGRQVVHVMISVSSPHRGSPTAKYILDLGPGVTSVIDALARLFGNTIYGSGNDGVAAAKQLVYNDYSSTDGVTTGMKAFNTNYNVNTNTANYWASIITAQDSLNTNPALFLLKEGFYNIDGDGYCVDDCDNDGAAGKGDGTRGNADDDGLVGINSQQMGYRLQYNECAICFDTITVNSTLGYVSNLNAPTSAQMTSKSSVVSQDHLDVVGVPPDTFDEEEFYASILEFIVTKGG; the protein is encoded by the coding sequence ATGAACTCTAAAAAAAGAAACCTTGTTTGCCTCATCGCCCTCCTAGTCTTTTCGACAGGGGTGTATGCTGGTGCAAGGAAGACAGTATATCCGGTGGTATTTGCCCATGGGCTTTCCGGATTCGACAACTTACTCGGATACTATTACTTTGGTAACGATTACGGTACCTTCGTGGGAGATCCTTGTGACGAGTTTTTGGAAACAGCGTGTAACGGTAGCATCCACTCCGGTCAAAAGGCACTCGCCGCCAGTGTCACTCCCTTCCAGTCTTCGGAAGTGCGTGGGACACAGCTCGCTGACCGCATCCAAAACTACATGACTTCCACAGGAGCCACCAAGGTAAATATCATTGGTCACTCACAAGGTGGCATTGACGCAAGGAAAGCGGCCGCAGTTTTACGCGCTCGTTACGGACGTCAAGTGGTCCATGTGATGATTTCTGTATCCAGTCCTCATAGGGGATCCCCAACGGCAAAATACATTTTGGATTTAGGTCCTGGTGTGACTTCTGTCATTGATGCTCTCGCTAGACTTTTCGGAAATACCATCTATGGATCGGGAAACGATGGAGTCGCAGCGGCAAAACAATTGGTGTATAACGATTACTCTTCGACCGATGGTGTTACCACTGGAATGAAGGCATTTAACACTAATTATAATGTAAATACCAATACAGCAAACTATTGGGCATCAATCATCACTGCACAAGACAGTCTCAATACAAATCCAGCTTTGTTTTTGTTGAAAGAAGGTTTCTACAATATTGATGGTGATGGTTATTGTGTAGACGACTGTGACAATGATGGTGCTGCGGGGAAAGGTGACGGAACTCGTGGAAACGCTGACGATGATGGTCTTGTGGGAATTAACTCCCAACAAATGGGATATCGTTTGCAATACAACGAATGTGCTATTTGTTTCGATACAATCACAGTGAATTCCACATTAGGTTATGTAAGTAACTTAAATGCACCTACATCTGCACAGATGACATCCAAATCTTCTGTTGTGAGCCAAGACCATTTAGATGTGGTTGGTGTTCCTCCAGATACATTTGATGAAGAAGAATTCTATGCATCTATCTTAGAGTTTATCGTAACCAAAGGCGGTTAA
- a CDS encoding alpha-galactosidase, translating into MKIQYRVHNSVTISNFLPVKAGVYQSECKKFELLLTSATDPKTGTVLSPKLIWRESTRPEVGFSVDHLELELSILPEGGGYSLFQHGYQSWSISRKVESTAVDKPPFLSFLQYSQENIYSKHESKVGKFISEYLTLVYNQDSGNGILYAPIEQGEFGTKFEVIFGESGNVTSVKVIYDVHCLPDLRPNAKLNIAKIKVQTFKGNPEGKLAKYFEELGNKEGPGNLPKKVPTGWCSWYYYYTKIDQKTILDNLAKVRELNLPFEFFQIDDGYQKEIGDWLVPNDKFPGGMRILADEIKRVGLKPGIWLAPFLVRKKSEFFRKYPEAILKDQNGKPVPAIYQPLWGRGYTYALDITHPTALAYIEKVFSTLVKEWGYPYLKLDFLYAGLLPGDVYNKSLSPQARYRNALELIRKVVGKNTFLLGCGAPMLPSVGIFDGMRISCDVAPFWYPEKLRVFLKDRDALCTRTALINDITRSSMHRHLWLNDPDCLLVRKKRNKMNEAQTKLMASVMAVSGGMLLVSDDLTKLETDRLDLLKKAFQLNRECQAYTPVPIGIFQNEFPPAMYNPAGYLGIWNPTEEEQTIRFAVPQGLKTKEPFLDFWTGTMVNLRIIGGHFEITLPAFGSVVVSV; encoded by the coding sequence ATGAAAATTCAATACAGAGTTCATAATTCCGTCACCATTTCGAACTTCCTTCCTGTTAAGGCAGGGGTTTACCAATCCGAATGTAAAAAATTCGAACTTTTACTTACGTCCGCAACGGATCCAAAAACGGGAACTGTCCTCAGTCCCAAACTCATTTGGCGAGAATCCACTAGACCCGAAGTGGGATTTTCTGTGGATCATTTGGAATTGGAATTGTCCATCCTACCGGAAGGCGGGGGGTATTCCCTTTTCCAACATGGATACCAGTCTTGGTCCATCTCACGCAAGGTAGAAAGTACGGCCGTAGATAAACCACCTTTTTTATCCTTTTTGCAATACTCTCAAGAAAATATATACTCCAAACACGAATCCAAAGTGGGGAAGTTTATTTCCGAATACCTAACTCTTGTTTATAACCAAGATAGTGGAAATGGAATCCTATATGCTCCCATCGAACAGGGAGAATTCGGAACCAAATTTGAAGTGATTTTTGGAGAATCGGGGAATGTAACTTCCGTTAAAGTCATTTATGATGTACATTGTTTGCCAGACCTTCGACCCAACGCAAAACTAAACATTGCTAAAATCAAAGTCCAAACATTCAAAGGAAACCCGGAAGGAAAACTTGCCAAATACTTTGAAGAACTAGGAAATAAAGAAGGCCCAGGCAATTTACCGAAAAAAGTTCCCACTGGTTGGTGTTCTTGGTATTATTATTATACTAAAATTGATCAGAAAACCATTTTAGACAACCTAGCAAAAGTTAGAGAATTAAACCTACCTTTTGAATTCTTTCAAATTGATGATGGATACCAAAAGGAAATTGGAGACTGGCTCGTACCAAACGATAAATTTCCGGGAGGGATGCGAATCCTTGCTGATGAAATCAAACGAGTGGGATTAAAACCAGGGATTTGGCTTGCCCCCTTTCTTGTCCGAAAAAAATCAGAATTCTTTCGTAAATACCCAGAAGCCATCCTCAAAGACCAAAACGGAAAACCGGTTCCAGCCATTTACCAACCACTTTGGGGAAGAGGATATACCTATGCTCTGGACATCACACACCCCACGGCTCTTGCTTATATAGAAAAAGTTTTTTCTACTCTTGTCAAAGAATGGGGATACCCTTACTTAAAATTGGACTTTCTCTATGCGGGTCTATTGCCTGGAGATGTGTATAACAAAAGTTTGTCTCCACAAGCTCGTTACAGAAATGCACTGGAACTCATTCGAAAAGTTGTCGGTAAAAATACCTTTTTACTCGGATGTGGGGCACCTATGTTGCCATCGGTTGGGATCTTCGATGGAATGCGGATCTCTTGTGATGTGGCACCGTTTTGGTATCCTGAAAAGTTGCGTGTTTTCTTAAAAGATAGAGACGCACTTTGCACAAGAACGGCGCTCATCAACGACATCACTCGTTCCTCCATGCATAGACATCTTTGGTTGAATGATCCCGACTGTTTGCTTGTTCGTAAAAAAAGAAACAAAATGAACGAAGCACAAACCAAACTGATGGCATCCGTTATGGCAGTGTCAGGTGGGATGTTACTTGTTTCTGATGATTTAACTAAGTTAGAAACAGATCGTTTGGATCTTTTGAAAAAGGCCTTCCAATTGAACAGAGAATGCCAGGCTTATACCCCAGTTCCCATTGGTATCTTTCAAAACGAATTTCCACCAGCAATGTACAATCCGGCCGGATATCTCGGAATTTGGAATCCAACAGAAGAAGAACAAACCATACGTTTTGCCGTTCCGCAAGGTTTGAAAACCAAAGAACCTTTTTTGGACTTCTGGACAGGCACGATGGTAAACCTCAGGATTATTGGTGGTCATTTTGAAATCACACTACCAGCTTTTGGTTCCGTTGTTGTATCAGTTTGA
- the radA gene encoding DNA repair protein RadA, producing MAKKQLPQYQCKSCGDTFSRWAGKCPSCGEWNQIDEVGIASTGRFDSPVFEKPKDRRYTDPKSIGSVVSDAHIRTTTGFSELDLVLGGGIVPGSLVLVGGEPGVGKSTLVLEIAKNIANEGKVLYISGEESASQIGLRAKRMGVTSENILLSSEVYAENISQMISDLKPKVVFIDSIQTILKESLVNQAGTITQLRESSQIFLETAKRTSVPIFLIGHITKEGQIAGPKVLEHLVDTVLYFEGDRFNYYRILRAVKNRFGAVGDTAIFEMVFGGLKQVLDRHRLFISPESEERSGSVLSSVMEGSRAISVEVQALVTKSSYGQARRMAEGLDNRRVILLSAVLEKYLGFPLSESDIFSNLAGGLSIDEPSLDLAIAASIASSFKDKPVSREIGFLGEVGLSGEVRSVGQISLRLKELAGIGISKVYIPQGNFKEVEGVFTSLELIPVKHLQELGF from the coding sequence ATGGCAAAAAAACAACTCCCCCAATACCAATGTAAATCCTGCGGGGATACCTTCAGTCGTTGGGCTGGAAAATGTCCCTCTTGCGGGGAATGGAACCAAATTGATGAAGTAGGAATCGCCTCTACGGGTCGGTTTGATTCTCCAGTCTTTGAAAAACCAAAAGACAGAAGGTATACCGATCCCAAATCCATTGGTTCTGTGGTAAGTGATGCTCATATTCGCACAACCACTGGATTTAGCGAATTGGATTTGGTTCTTGGCGGTGGGATTGTTCCCGGCAGTTTGGTGTTAGTTGGTGGGGAGCCGGGAGTCGGGAAATCGACTCTCGTTCTCGAGATTGCCAAAAACATTGCAAACGAAGGAAAGGTTTTGTACATTTCCGGAGAAGAGTCAGCTTCTCAAATTGGACTTCGTGCCAAACGAATGGGTGTCACCTCCGAAAACATTTTACTCTCTTCCGAAGTGTATGCCGAAAATATTTCTCAAATGATTTCTGACTTAAAACCCAAAGTGGTTTTTATCGATTCTATCCAAACCATCCTAAAAGAAAGTTTAGTCAACCAAGCCGGAACCATCACCCAACTCCGTGAGTCTTCTCAAATCTTTTTAGAAACCGCTAAACGTACGTCAGTTCCTATTTTTCTCATTGGTCACATCACCAAAGAAGGACAAATTGCTGGCCCCAAAGTGTTAGAACATTTGGTGGATACCGTTTTGTATTTTGAAGGGGACCGGTTTAATTATTATCGAATTTTGCGAGCCGTTAAAAACAGGTTCGGGGCCGTGGGAGACACCGCCATATTTGAAATGGTTTTTGGTGGATTGAAACAAGTTTTAGACCGCCATCGTTTGTTTATTTCGCCAGAATCAGAAGAAAGATCCGGTAGTGTTCTCTCTTCTGTGATGGAAGGATCTCGTGCGATCAGTGTCGAAGTACAGGCGTTAGTCACAAAATCCTCCTATGGGCAAGCACGTCGTATGGCAGAGGGACTAGACAACCGCCGTGTGATTCTACTCTCCGCAGTTCTGGAAAAGTATTTAGGATTCCCATTGTCCGAGTCGGATATCTTTAGTAATTTAGCGGGGGGCCTAAGCATAGACGAACCAAGTCTTGACTTAGCCATTGCGGCATCCATTGCCTCTTCTTTTAAGGACAAACCGGTCTCCCGAGAGATTGGATTTTTAGGGGAAGTGGGACTTTCTGGAGAAGTGAGAAGTGTAGGCCAAATCAGTCTGCGACTGAAGGAATTGGCGGGCATTGGAATTTCCAAAGTCTACATTCCTCAAGGAAATTTCAAAGAAGTCGAAGGAGTTTTTACCTCCTTAGAACTCATTCCCGTAAAACACTTACAAGAGTTAGGTTTTTAG